From the genome of Candidatus Fermentibacter sp., one region includes:
- a CDS encoding glycosyltransferase family 4 protein → MRVAMVLGFLPTYVRTEVEALGALGVETEIWLPGTDRYIDSITGGDLPPGSVQGGSGGELVTGSPTPGQAVRSLLSTTRAFLVHPRPMAGLAAEAFRVSGPALMAYGARLADALAKNPPDRIHSHFAWEPAAVAMWASRMLGIPWSLTVHAADIFTPRRPEAVGLMLSKACPLFTISDFDRLFIMDRWGAGAGSGAVVNRLGIEQEGLPEWSGMGSGLIWCMASGLADKKGVGVLLSACAVMKAGRSGWRCVIAGSDRNGDRLRMYREKASGMGLDGFVEFPGALPSDEVLAGTARAAVAVLPCVKAPDGDMDGIPIALMEAMGMGVPVVSTRLSGVPELIEDGVSGILTDPGDPSALAAVLLRLLDDPEGSSSLGTAARARISGHFSASGHARRMIDSWRAADACGQPAGGASPGS, encoded by the coding sequence ATGAGGGTCGCCATGGTGCTGGGCTTCCTGCCGACCTACGTGAGGACGGAGGTGGAGGCCCTGGGCGCCCTCGGGGTCGAAACCGAGATCTGGCTCCCCGGGACCGACCGGTACATCGACTCGATCACCGGAGGCGACCTGCCTCCGGGTTCCGTTCAGGGCGGCTCCGGAGGGGAGCTGGTGACGGGCTCGCCCACTCCCGGGCAGGCCGTACGCTCCCTCCTGAGCACGACACGCGCATTCCTCGTGCACCCCCGCCCGATGGCCGGCCTCGCCGCCGAAGCCTTCCGCGTCTCCGGCCCCGCGCTCATGGCCTACGGCGCGAGGCTCGCCGACGCGCTCGCGAAGAACCCTCCCGACAGGATACACAGCCATTTCGCCTGGGAGCCGGCCGCCGTGGCGATGTGGGCTTCGAGGATGCTCGGCATCCCCTGGAGCCTCACGGTGCATGCCGCCGACATCTTCACGCCGAGGAGGCCCGAGGCCGTCGGGCTGATGCTCTCGAAGGCATGCCCCCTCTTCACCATCTCCGACTTCGACAGGCTCTTCATCATGGATAGATGGGGGGCCGGGGCGGGGTCGGGGGCCGTCGTGAACCGGCTCGGGATAGAGCAGGAGGGCCTGCCGGAATGGTCCGGCATGGGGAGCGGGCTGATCTGGTGCATGGCCAGCGGCCTGGCCGACAAGAAGGGCGTGGGGGTCCTGCTTTCGGCGTGCGCCGTCATGAAGGCCGGGCGGAGCGGCTGGCGCTGCGTCATCGCAGGGTCCGACAGGAACGGCGACAGGCTCCGCATGTACCGTGAGAAGGCCTCCGGTATGGGCCTCGACGGGTTCGTCGAGTTCCCGGGAGCTCTGCCTTCGGACGAGGTGCTGGCAGGCACGGCCAGGGCCGCCGTCGCCGTCCTGCCTTGTGTGAAGGCTCCGGATGGCGACATGGACGGCATTCCCATAGCCCTGATGGAGGCCATGGGGATGGGCGTCCCCGTCGTCTCGACCCGCCTTTCCGGCGTACCGGAGCTCATCGAGGACGGTGTGAGCGGAATCCTGACCGATCCAGGCGATCCTTCCGCCCTTGCAGCGGTCCTGCTGCGCCTGCTGGACGACCCGGAGGGCTCCTCTTCGCTGGGGACCGCCGCCAGGGCGCGGATATCCGGACACTTCTCCGCCTCCGGGCATGCCCGGAGGATGATCGACTCCTGGAGGGCCGCAGACGCATGCGGTCAGCCCGCCGGGGGCGCCTCGCCGGGCTCTTGA
- a CDS encoding glycosyltransferase family 4 protein, with the protein MRTCFMLKNRLRGDARVKKEALALKAAGWDVTVLCWEEPGAPREEDWNGISVRRLRFRSAAAASITDSLDSEPHPRGPLRAALSRLRHSRARRRAADFFRNAVFDVRLLASALRTGACVVHAHDLDTLMPARAAALLLGARLVYDSHELWLGSARYLRETGAVGRLRDRLAERLLIRRADAVIAVTRGRIGVMEEMYPGIRIELVENCPEAIPELPPRGRLDGVPEDGGPIVLYQGAIAYERGLEKLIEACGLLPAGSVRVVMIGPDATSGVLPAMARERDVNGVLSILPPVPSEKLPGVTASADIGLILFQNTCPNHYYSLPNKLYEYMMAGLPIIASDLPEMADLICRERCGMLIDPESPRAIARGILGLASDGAARAEMGGNGRAAALARYTWPAQAAVLTGIYGRFAGCGARGGGR; encoded by the coding sequence TTGCGGACCTGCTTCATGCTCAAGAACAGACTCCGCGGAGATGCCCGCGTGAAGAAGGAGGCCCTGGCCCTGAAGGCCGCGGGCTGGGACGTTACCGTCCTCTGCTGGGAGGAGCCGGGCGCTCCGCGCGAGGAGGACTGGAACGGGATATCCGTCAGGAGGCTGCGGTTCAGGTCCGCCGCCGCCGCCTCGATCACGGACAGCCTCGATTCGGAGCCGCACCCCCGCGGGCCTCTCCGCGCCGCCCTGTCGAGGCTCCGCCACAGCAGGGCCAGGCGCAGGGCCGCCGACTTCTTCCGCAACGCCGTGTTCGACGTCCGCCTCCTCGCCTCTGCGCTCCGTACGGGTGCATGCGTGGTGCACGCCCACGATCTCGACACGCTGATGCCCGCCCGGGCCGCCGCCCTGCTCCTCGGGGCGAGGCTCGTCTACGACTCGCACGAGCTCTGGCTCGGTTCGGCAAGGTACCTGCGCGAGACCGGTGCCGTCGGAAGGCTGCGCGACCGGCTTGCCGAGAGGCTGCTGATCCGCCGGGCCGACGCCGTCATCGCGGTCACCCGCGGCAGGATCGGCGTCATGGAGGAGATGTACCCGGGTATCCGGATAGAGCTCGTCGAGAACTGCCCCGAGGCCATCCCCGAACTGCCTCCCAGGGGGAGGCTCGACGGCGTTCCGGAGGATGGCGGCCCCATAGTGCTGTACCAGGGGGCCATAGCGTACGAGCGCGGACTCGAGAAGCTGATCGAAGCCTGCGGGCTCCTGCCGGCGGGCTCGGTCAGGGTGGTCATGATAGGCCCCGACGCGACATCGGGCGTGCTTCCGGCCATGGCGAGGGAGAGGGACGTGAACGGGGTGCTCTCCATCCTCCCGCCGGTGCCGTCGGAGAAGCTGCCCGGCGTGACGGCGTCGGCCGACATCGGCCTGATCCTGTTCCAGAACACCTGCCCCAACCACTACTATTCGCTGCCCAACAAGCTCTACGAGTACATGATGGCCGGTCTCCCGATCATCGCGAGCGACCTGCCGGAGATGGCCGACCTGATATGCAGGGAGCGCTGCGGGATGCTCATCGACCCCGAGAGCCCCCGGGCCATCGCCCGCGGCATCCTCGGCCTCGCCTCCGACGGCGCGGCGAGGGCGGAGATGGGCGGGAACGGCAGGGCGGCCGCCCTGGCGCGATACACCTGGCCGGCGCAGGCCGCGGTGCTGACGGGGATATACGGACGCTTCGCGGGATGCGGCGCCCGGGGGGGCGGACGATGA